The stretch of DNA GACTTAAAAATTCCCGAAAACATCTCTTTAAGTGCCTCTTTTGCTAAAATTGACGGTGCGTTACATATCAATAAAGAGGCTCAACTTTTAAGCTTTGCCAGTTTATTAGACGGTCCAAGCATGGCACAAGAATGCAGAGGCCGCGGAGCTCGTTATAACAGTGCTTTACGCTTTAGCGCCAGACACCCTGATGTTGTCGTAATTGTTGTCTCGTCTGATCGCCCGATTTCAATCATATATAAAGGAAGTGAATACAATAGGTTGATAGGCAAAGAAATAACCTTTTGCCCCAAAAACCAACCAGATTCAACCCAGTTTAGTGAATAAACAATAATTATTCCCATTTACAAAAACAAAAAAAAGTATATTTTAATCTAAACCATCATATAAAAAATTACACACACCGGAGTTAAAAATATGGCAACAAGTTTTGGCATTAATAAAAAAATAGGCCTTATCTTCTTTGCATTATTACTAGTTATAATGTTTATGGCAGGTCTTTTTATTGTAAACAGTAAAAACTTATCTCAAAGCATAGAACGCAATAATACCGCACAAGAAATTATTAAAAACGTTCTCGGAAGAGAAATAGACCACCTGCGTTGGGTGAATTCCGTACAAGAATATGTATTCAACAATGACAAAAAAACCCTCTCTGTGCAACAAGACCCTCATAAATGTGCCTTTGGAGTTTGGTATTACGGAGAAGGCAGAAAAGAAGCCGAAAAACTTTTCCCTGAACTTATTCCTTTATTAAAAAACATAGAAGCCTACCATTCTGCCATGCACCAGAGTGTTCCTACTATCATCAAATTTCATGAAGCAGGGGACACCGTGCAATCGGTAAAAACCTTTGAAGACATTACTCTAAAAAACTTATCAGGGCTGCGCGAAATTTTTACGAAAATTAGAAATATCCTGCAAACAGAATCAAATAAAACACTAGAAACACTAGCAAAAACTACAAAAAACTCTCTAAATATAACTTATATCGGCGTTGCTTTTGCTATTGTTTTAGCTGGTATTTTCTGGCTTATCATGTCAAAAATTATTACAAAACCAATTATTCAACTCTCTACCTTTGTTAACAACTTCTCAGCCGGCAAAGATACCTTACCTCTTGAATTAAACAGAGGCGACGAAATCGGTATTCTTTCAACCGGTCTCAACAATATGGTAGATAATATCACCACTATGTTGAAAAGTGCAGAAGAAAAAAATAAAGAAGTCCAAATGCACCTTGAACATGCAAAAACTGCTACTGAAAAAGCCAATCAGGCACTTTTAGAAGCAGAAAAAGCTAAAAAAGAAGGAATGCAACAAGCAGCGGATAGTCTCGAAAATATCGTTGAACAAGCCAACAATACTGCACATATTTTAGCAGAAAAAGTTATTCAAGCCCATAAAGGCTCAGAGTTACAGTGTATCAAACTTGCCGAGTCTTCAAGTGCCATGCATGAAATGACCAGTACGGTAATCGAGGTTTCACGAAACGCCTCTTTAGCCTCAAATAGTGCCTCAGAAACCAGACAAAATGCCGATAAAGGCTCAAGTATTGTAGACGCTACAATAAAAGCTATCTACGAGGTCAGTCAAAAGGCACAAGTTATGTCTCAAGAAATGAATGTCCTAGGCGAACAAGCCCAAGGAATAGGTCAAATCATGACTGTTATTACAGATATTGCCGATCAAACAAACTTACTGGCTCTTAATGCGGCGATAGAAGCAGCCAGAGCCGGAGAAGCCGGAAGAGGCTTTGCCGTTGTTGCCGATGAAGTTAGAAAACTCGCCGAAAAAACTATGGCAGCCACAAAACAAGTTGGCGACGTTATCAGAGAAATTCAAAAAAGCACAACCAACAACATACAAACTATGTCAGAAGCCGGCGTGGTTGTAATGAAAAGTTCAGATCTGGCAAAAGAAGCCGGACAAGCCCTTGTTGATATTGTAAAAATAGCCGAAGCGACCTCAGATAAAGTATTATCTATCGCCACGGCAAGCGAAGAACAATCGCAAGCAAGTGAAGAAATAAACCAAGGCATGTCGGCAATTCACAGATTTGCTAACGAAAACACAGAGTTAATGGTTGATGCAACCAAATTAGTAGAAGAGTTATCACAACTTAACGAATCTATTTCTTCGCTCGTTACTGAATTTAAAAAGTCATAAGACATATTTAAAATGAAACAACTACGCAATATTGTTGAAATTAATGAAGAACTCTGTAACGGTTGCGGGCTTTGTGTACTTGGTTGTATGGAAGGGGCAATAGAAATTATCGACGGCAAGGCAAAACTTGTTAAAGAAATCTATTGCGACGGGCTTGGTGCCTGTTTAAGTCATTGTCCAACGGGTGCATTAAAAGTAATTCAGCGAAAAGCCGAAGCTTTTGACGAAAAAGCAACCATTGAATATTTAAAGACAAAGAAAACACAAAGTTGCCTCAGCACGGCACAAAACAAGCCTCTTGATAAAACAGGGGAAAAACTTAACGGCAGTCTCAATAACTGGCCTTTTAAGATACACCTTGTTTCCCCTGACGCCGAGTTTTTGAAAAATGCCGATATACTAATCTGTGCAGATTGTGCGGTAGCTTTGGCAAAAAACTTTCATGCGGAATATCTTCAACACAAAGTTCTGCTGTTAGCTTGTCCAAAGCTTGAAAACTTTGATAATTACCAGCCAAAACTTGAGGCGATCTTTAAAAATGCCAATATGCGTTCGTGTACTGTTTTACGAGTAGAAGTCCCTTGTTGCAGAGGGTTGGCTGCTGCGGTAGAAAATGCCATAAAAACTAGCGGTTCAAAAATAAAAGCCAAGCATATTATTTTAACCAGAGAAGGAAAAGAGGCACTTAGCCCCTTTTTATAACCACATGAAATAAATATAAAAAAAGTCCGTTATAAAACCAAGCGTTTTTATAGCGGACTTTTTATTTTATCAGACTAACTTTTATCAAATTAACACCATTGCAAAACTCTGTTTTGGAGTGTCTTTCTGACGAAAGCCACTTTGAGCCTATTGTGCAATAGTCTCAATTAACACGGAGCGATACTCATTTTTATTGCTTGTATGGTCGTTCGCATTTTCAGGGAATAATCACCAACATTACGAATAATAATATTGATCAAATACAATTCATCAGCTTGCAAAAGCATATGAAGGTAATATTGAGTTTCCTCATCAACCTTAAAGCTTTGCATTACAAAAGTATCTTCGGCATGAAAGTCATCATAAGGTTCATAACCGCCTTCATCAACAAAACGTTGGAATAATCCACGTTGGTCTTGAATATAATCGCTAGAAGAAAAAGAAGCCGCCTGTTCCGGACTAATAGAAAAGACTGAAACAGAAACTAAAACAGAACCATCAGCATTTTTGGCTCTAAACCTATCGCTTTCAAAAGGTACCCATTCAACAGGCAAGGCAATACAAAGATTACCGGCAAGCGGGTGTACCTCCATAACCATTTTAAAATCGCTAGATTCATCCATTGTTGGCGGAGTTAAGAGTTTATTATTATCGGCTCGAACAGTATTCTGATCAGTGTTTTGTACAGAGGCTTGCTTGTTGTCATTTGTTTGATCTAAGTTTTTTGTTTCTTTTTTCTTAAATAAATTGCTAAAAAATCCCATAACATCTCCACATCTTGTATTTCTTATAAAAAAATACAACAAAAGACAACGCAACAAAAGACAACGCAACAAAAGGCAACACCAGCAGAATGACTATTGGATAAAGCCAAAAATCTTATAACAAGCTTTTATTTTATAATAAAATTAGCCGTTTAGCTCTTCTCTAAACTTACGAGAAAGTCTAAATACAACAACTTTACGCGGAGGTAAAGTAATAGACTCATCAGTTTGAGGGTTTCTGCCTCTGCGAGCAGTCTTTCCGTAAGCTTCAAACTTTCCGAAACCGCTAATTAACAAGGCATGATCTTTTTTTATAGAATTTTTCATAATGTTGAGTAAATCTTCAACAATATCTTTTACTTCAGCACGGTTACGATTAACATTTTCGTAAATTCCGTCTACTAAATCAGCCTTTGTTAAAGTCGTTGCATTCATAGTAACTTCTCCCTTATTATTTTATTAAACTTGAAAGTTTATTTGCAATTTCAAGCATTTGATTTGTATCTTTATATTGATTGCCCGCCCAACAATAAAGCCCATCAGAATCATTGCGAGGAATAATATGCCAATGAGCGTGCATTACTACTTGCCCGGCAGAAGGAAAGTTATTTTGCACTAAGTTAAAGCCTGTTCCTAAACCGCTCTCAATAATGCTTTTGCCGATTTTCTGAGAAATCTTAATTAATTCAGAATAATATTGTTCGGGCAAGTCTAAAAGATTTTCATAATGTCCTTTGGGAATAATTAAAGTATGCCCGGGTTTAATCGGACTTACGTCTAAAAATGCCAAAATAGTTTCATTTTCAAAAACCTTTGAAGAAGGAATAATCCCTGATATGATCTTGCAAAAAATACAATCTTGGTTTAATGGCTGTTTTTGCATTTTATCCCTTTAGATTCTACAATATTCATTATAATATAAGGTATTATTATATTTTTTTATCAATACTGGCAAGCATTATTCTCCTATTTACGAAAATAAATTCTTACTGTAAGCTATACTCTCAACTAACTTTTTAATAACACAAACTAAATATTTACCATATATTAAAACAATTAAAAGTTTTATCACACACAAAAGGCTTATCTATGTTTTTCAACGCTCCGGACAATAAAAAAAAAGAAACTATTTTGCCGTTTTTTTTACCTTATGCCGGTTGCAAACAAAGATGCATTTTTTGTGCTCAAGAAAAACAAACAGGTATAAAAACGCTTAAACCTTTTAATTTAAAAGACGAAACTCAACGTTTAGATATTTTTTTATCAGCATATCAAAAAAAAACTCAGACTCTTAAAAATAAAAACGTAGAACTCGCTTTTTATGGCGGAACTTTTACCGCCCTGCCAAACGAAGCTCAACTCGCCCTTTTAAAAACGACACAAAAATATCATAACAATGTTGAAAACGGTTTCTTAAGTAATATTCGCTGTTCCACAAGACCAGACAGTATCGAAAAAGATTGGCTTATTACCTTAAAAAGTTTTGGGTTAAGCATGATCGAACTTGGCATTCAAAGTTTTTCTGACGAAGTTCTCAATGCGGTTCGCAGGGGCTATTCTGCAAAACAGGCAATAAGTGCCTGTGAAATAGTAAAAAACTCCGGCTTAAACTTGGGTATTCAGCTTTTACCAAACTTACCCAGACAAACCCCAACCATGTTTTTAAACGACCTTGATTGGGTCAAAAGGCTCAAACCAAAATCATTACGCCTTTATCCCTGTCAGGTAATCAAAGGTGCCGAGCTTGAGACGGTTTGGCAGAAAAAAGAATTTAAAATTTGGAACCTTCCCTTAATCACAATCTTATTCAGTCAAGCTCAATTAATGGCGTGGGAAAATAAAATAACAATTATCCGCATGGGCTTGTCTCCTGAACCCGAGCTTGAAAAAGCAACAATAGCAGGATTAAACCACCCCGCTCTTGGGCAAATTATCAGAAGCCAAGCTTTATTAGCTTTTATAAGTCAAAAAATTATCTATTATAAAGCCTTACATAAAAGCAAAATTAATAAAATTTTTATCCCCAAACGTTATCAAGGCGAACTTTTTGGACACGCCAATAAACTCGAAGCAATCTATCAAACACTCGGTATCACACGTTGCAAGATAAAATTTTGGCAAAACAATTTTTTTATGCTCAACTAAAAAAGACTCCCCGATATTTGGCGCCAGCTCAAAATATACGGAGAGTCAATTGGGGAGGGGAATTTTTACGGCTTTTTTGCCATATTCCTCTTATGGGTTATTCGTATGCGTTTAACCGTCTAAGCTTTTTCTTAGGCTGGCAGGTTAAAACAAAATTTAAAAATATAAATAATTAGGCAATATTTGCAAGCAGGGTTTGTGCGGCTTCGTGTTTAGGGTTTTGAGCCATAATCGCCTGTAAATATTTTTTTGCTTCTTCTTTACGCCCTAAAGCGACAAGACAACCGGCTAAAGTAAAGTTTACAGCATCACTTTCTTTTATCTTTAAGCAGTTTTCAAGAACAGTTACAAGCTCAGACAAGCGACCTTGAACATGAGCAATTTGAACTAAACAGTTCATAGCAACCATGTTTTCAGGATTAATTTCAAGGGCTTGTTTAAAATTAGCATAGGCCGCATCATAATCTTTGCGTTCCATTTGTACTAAACCCATTCCGGCTAAAGCTTTATCACTTTTTTCAATGCCGGCGGCTTTACTGTATTGGGCATAAGCAGCATCATAATCACCACGTTGCACATAAATAGTTGCTAAACCTAAAAAAGGAGCTGCAATATCATCAGCACTCTGGGCAGCTTTTTGATAATATTCTTCAGCTTTATCATAATCGCCCATGTGTAAATAACATTCGCCCAATTCTTTGTTAATTTCATAATCAATATGATTGCTCATTGTGTTTCCCCTCATACTTAAATGTTATACTTTATTGGTTTGACATAAAATGCTGGCACTAGGAAAAGTATTCCAAACTTTCACTGATATATAGAAAAGAGCATTTCTTGTGCCAATAGCGAACAGCCTGTATTTTGACACTGTTATAAAATAATTTTCAGACAACATATTGATTTTATTTGATTTATCAAATTGGAACGCTTTTTGCTTCTCTATTTTGCGTAAGTTTATAAAAAAACGGAACTTTTTTCCGCAACGCAAAGGATAAAGCACATGAAAACACTATTTGAACCCCACTTGGCTCTTGCAGGCAGAGTTCTCGACATGCAACTTGAGCGTCAGAATGTTGTCATGAGTAACCTCGCAAATATACAGACCCCGGGATACAAGTCAAAAGAGCTTCATTTTGAAAAAGAACTTCAATCAGCCTTGGGAATTGATGCAAGAGGTAAAATGAGTCGAACCTCTCCACGCCACCTACCGTCAGTATTTAACCCCAACACTTTTGAAGCAGACTTAAATACACAGTTTGAACCACGTGTCATTGATGGTCTTGATGCTGTTAATTTAGATAAAGAAATGGCGGCTATGGCTAAAAATTCTCTACAATATAACACACTCACAACCGTAATTAAAAGTGGCTATGACGGTGTAAAAAACATCATACAAGAAGGACAAAAATAATGGACTTTATGACTGCTCTTGATATAGGTGCTTCTGCTCTTTCTGCTGATCGTACCTACTTAAATATTATTTCCATGAACCTTGCCAACGTTAAAACAACCAGAACAGCCGAAGGCGGACCTTATCGCAGAAAATCGGTAGTTATGGCGGCAACAGATGTAGACAGCTCTTTTAGTCGACAAATGCAAAGTGCCTTAGACAGAGAACTAAAAGGCGTAAGGGTAATGGATATAGTCGCCGACAAAAGACCGGAAAAAGAAATATACGAACCCGGACACCCGGACGCCAACCAAGACGGAATAGTTAAATATCCCGATATTAACGTAGTTGAAGAAATGGCACACATGATGACTGTTCAAAGAAATTATGAGGCCAACGTAGCGACGATGGATACCGTTAAAGCTATGTATAACAAAGCCTTAGAAATAGGTAGATAAAGGAGGACAACATGGGTTTTAACAATAACACACAAAATACGGCTCTAAAAGCCTATTCCGAAGCTCAGGCAAATTTTGACAGAGCAGATAGATCTAACCGCTCTCAAATGTTGCAAACTAAAACCATACCGGTAAACAGCTTTGAAGAAACTTTTAAAAGTTCTCTAAATACCGTCAATAATATGCAACGAGAAAAAAATACCATGATAGAAGCTTTTGCCTCTGGTGAACAACAAAATGTTCATGAATTGATGATTGCTTTACAAAAAGCCGGCTTAGCCATGAATATGACAACGGCTGTACGTAATAAGCTGATGGACGCCTATCGTGAACTCAGCAAGGTTCAGTTTTAATTAATATTAACCAATAGTTTAACTTAAAAAGTCAATATATCTTTTCTTCTGTGGAGTACGTCATATGTCTTTTAATACAGTGCTTGAACAACTTAAAAATTTTTGGTCTCGTTTTACGACCTCTCAACGTTTTCTTATAAGTTTTTTGGCAGTCGCCTTTGTTGTTGCTTTTGCCGCTTTGGTTTGGTGGGTAGGTCAACCCGACTATCAAGTACTCTATAGTAATCTGGCACAAGAAGATGCCGGACGCATAGTGAAAGTGTTGCAGGCAGAAAAAGTTTCATATCGACTTGAAAACGGGGGAACAACCATTAGCGTTCCTTCAAATCTGGTTTATGAAACAAGATTGAAAATAGCCGGAGAAGGTACTGTTCAAGGACAAGGCGTTGGCTTTGAAATATTTAACGATGTAAAAGTCGGACAAACCGATTTTATTCAAAAAATAAACTATCAAAGAGCCTTACAAGGCGAACTCGCAAGAACTATTTCAGAATTTCCAAGCGTTGAATCAGCCAGAGTCCACCTTGTTATTCCACGTCGTAGCCTCTTTGTTGAAGAAAAACTTCAACCCTCTGCATCAGTAGTTATAAAGCTCAGAGAAGGCTCAAAAATAGACCCAAAAGAAGTTCAAGCTATCGTTAACTTAGTTACCATGTCTGTTGAAGGTATGGATAGAAACCGCATCACAGTAGCGGACTCAGGCGGAAGAATCTTATTTGAACCGGCAGAAGACGGAAGCTTAGTCGGAACAAGCTCGACTCAACTTGATCATAGATTATCAGTACAACAAAGTATAGAACGCCGCATTGAGGAAATGCTTACCCCCATTATCGGTCAGGGAAAAGTAATTGCTAAGGTTAACGCCGACCTCGATTTTAGCCAACGTACATTCAGAAAAGAACTTTTTGACCCCGATAAAACCGTTGTACGCTCTGAACAAAGAAGCGAAGAATCAACCCAAGGGCAATCAAACTTAAATGCCGGTGTTCCGGAAACTAACTTTAGAGGTGATGGACTCGGAAACGGACAAAGCAACCAAGCTAGCAACCGTGAATCTCGTACCACCAACTTTGAAATTAACAAAGAAGAACAAAGCATAGTCGGTCAAGTCGGTGAAATAACAAGATTAAGTGTTGCCGTTATTGTTGACGGAGTTTATAACACAAACCCCGATACCAACGAAACAGTTTTCAGCCCTCGCTCAGATGAAGAAATGAAACGCATTAAGTCTTTAATTGCCTCGGCTGTTGGCTTTGACAGTGCAAGAGGAGACAGTATAGAAGTTAGCAGTATTGCTTTTTCAGAAAGCGAATCTTTACCTGATTTAAGTGTTGGCGAAGTAATGTCTGATTACGCCTTACGCTTTGGCAAGCCATTCTTAAACGCCCTGCTTATCTTCCTCTTCCTTGTAATGGTTGTACGCCCTGTGGTCTTGGCTCTAATTAGACCAAAAGTCGAAGGCGAAATGCTTGAGGGGCTCGAAGGTTTACCTATGGGCGAAGAACGCTTAGCCCTTATTGAGGGAATAGCCGAATCTGAAGTATTTGAAGCAATTCAAAAAATAGAAGATATTAAAGCACACGCACTCCAGCTCTCTGAGCAAAACATGGAACAAGCTGTAAGCATTATTCGCCAATGGTCAAAAGAACCAGAAGGAGCAAAAGGTGCAAAACGATAATAACTCCACCTTAAACGGATTACAAAAAACCGCTGTTTTATTATTAACCTTAGGCGACAAATTTGCAGCAGAAGTATTTAAACGTATGGAGCGTCAAGAAATTGCCGCAATCTCAAAAGCCATAGTAGCTATTGATGTTGTACCCAAAGAAGAAGTAGAAGCTGTTTTAAGAGAGTTTCATTATAGCATGATCAGCGGACGCGAAGAAGTACGCGGTGGTTCTGAGACTGTTAAACGCTTACTCTTGAAAAACCTTGACAGCGATACAAGCAAGTATGTTATCGATACGCTTGGTTTAAGTTCAAGTACTGCTCCTTTTAGAGATATAGCCAATATCAGCCCTCGTTTCCTTGCTCAAATATTAAGGAACGAACACCCGCAAACTCTGGCTCTTTTACTCGGACACTTAGCACCGGAACAAGCATCAGGTTTATTACAAAACCTTCCTGCCGGTTCTCGCTCAGAAATATTAATGCGTTTGGCAAGATTAGAAGCTGTTTCTGATGAAATGCTCGCCGCTGTTGATAAAGTATTACAAAGTCAGGTTATTGCCATGGGCGGAAAAGAAGGACGCAAAGTCGGTGGTGTTCAATCTGTTGCCGAAATACTTAACTCATGCGACAGGGCAACCGAAGAAGAAGTCTTGGCAGAAATCGAAGAAGAAGCCGCTCAAATGGCAGAAGACATCAGAAACCTCATGTTCGTATTCGAAGATGTCAAAGCGCTTGATGATCGTTCTGTACGTGAACTCTTAAAAGAAATCTCAAACGAAGATATGACTATGGCACTCAGAGGTGCTTCTGATGAATTAAAAGAAATCTTCTTTAAGAATATGTCCGAACGTGCCTCCGCAATGATCAGAGAAGATCTTGAAATTATGGGACCAACCAAACTCGCTGATGTTGAAGCGGCACAACAAAATATTGTTAAAGCCGTTCGCAAACTTGAGGGAGAAGGAAAAGTCGTTGTTAGCCGCGGAGGTGGTGATGTCTTTGTCTAATCAAAATATTAATACAGAGGCAATGCCGTTAAATCAGGCTGCTGTCCCAATAAATCAAACTTCAAAAACACATGGTTCAAGCACGGTTTTTATGGGACCAAACCCCTTGCTTGAAGTATCGCTAAAAAACTTAAGCGGTAGTTCAAATGCAAAAATCTGGGACGAAAAAACAGAAAAAGAATATTTGGAACGTATCAAAAAACAAGCTATCGCTAAAGCTACTGAGATTATTAGAGATGCGAAAGCAGAATCTGAACAACTCTATAAAGATGCCAAAGAAAAAGGCTATACTGATGGTTTAAGCGAAGCTAAAAACGAGCTTGAAGAATTTAGAAAAGAGCTTGGGGCAAACGTAGGGTCTGTGATTGAAGCCATACAAGGACAAAGTTCTAAAATCTTTGATAAATATAGAGAAGATTTGGTAATTTTAACCAAACAAGCCGTAGAAAAAATTCTTGCTTATGAATTATCAGAAGAAAAGAAACTTGTTTTGGAAAAGCTCTTCCGAGAGGCAATGCTCAAACTTGATAATAGAAATAATGTTATTATTAAGGTTAACCCTGATGATGAATTTATTATTAATGATATTATAAGTAGTGCTTCTTTAAAATATCCCGACTTAAAAATATGGCGAGTACAAGCAGACTCGAATATTCAAAGCGGTGGAATTTTACTGGAAACTCAAGATTCTTTAATAGACAACAGAATAGAAAGTCGAACTCAAATAGTTAAAGAAGTTTTAGACAGCCTGAACCTTAATGAAAATATTCTATAAAACAAACTAAAAAAAGAGCGGTGTAATTTAATTATACCGCTCTTTTTTTTATGTAAATCTATCTAAAACTATTTCTTTTTTTCTTTTATTGATTTAACCAGTGCCATAACAAAATCAACCGCATCAGGAATTGATTTTACCTCACCGGATATTTGAGCTTTTAACAAAGCATCACGAATTTCACCTATCTCTTTACCGGGTTCAAAGCCACTAAAATCCATAATCTCATTACCGTTTAAAAGAGGTTCGTTCATCGACTCTGGGTTTAAAGCTTTTTCAAGGTATTTGATATTATGATTATATGCCGTATAACTTCCGTCTCTGGATTTAATATCAGCCTGATACATCGCCATTATACGTTTATTGTCATCTATCTGATTAAACTTACGCAAACCACGGTCTGTTAAAGTAAAAGAAAACGCAATATGATGTTTTACTAAGTGGCAAATTGCAGCACTTTCATCAGCAGGAATATTCAAACGTTTAAGAATACTCCTTACAATTTGAGCTCCAACAGTATGATGTTGATAAAAAGTCCACAGACCTCTAAAATAGTCGGCTGTATAAAGCTTACCTACATCATGGAAAAATACGGCAAAAGTTCCAAGCCAATCATCTTCCCACTCGCCCTGAGGATAATGTTTCATACAAGCGATAGTATGATCAAAAACATTTTCAGTCGCATCAGAACTATCGTTTCTGGTTTGCATAACTCTTGATAGTGCTGAAACTTCAGGAATAATACCGTGTAAAATATGAGCGTCAAAAAGTAGTTGGGCAAATTTCCACATTTTTTTTGGCTCAACCAAACGCCATTCTTTTATAAAGTCATTTGGCGAAGTATAATCAAGCAAATCTTGGGCACTTCTTAATATCGCCATCCAAGTAAGCGGTTCAATCGGAAGTTCATAGTTGGCAGCATAACGCAAGGCACGTAAACCCAATAAATAATCACGTTTTATTGTCTGTTCGGGAAGTCCGACTATACTAACAAAACCACTTGAAAAATCATTAAAACCTTCAAACTCATTCTGGCTGATCGGCGTACAACCTCTGGATAAGCCAACGTTTGCCAT from Desulfovibrio litoralis DSM 11393 encodes:
- the fliG gene encoding flagellar motor switch protein FliG, which translates into the protein MQNDNNSTLNGLQKTAVLLLTLGDKFAAEVFKRMERQEIAAISKAIVAIDVVPKEEVEAVLREFHYSMISGREEVRGGSETVKRLLLKNLDSDTSKYVIDTLGLSSSTAPFRDIANISPRFLAQILRNEHPQTLALLLGHLAPEQASGLLQNLPAGSRSEILMRLARLEAVSDEMLAAVDKVLQSQVIAMGGKEGRKVGGVQSVAEILNSCDRATEEEVLAEIEEEAAQMAEDIRNLMFVFEDVKALDDRSVRELLKEISNEDMTMALRGASDELKEIFFKNMSERASAMIREDLEIMGPTKLADVEAAQQNIVKAVRKLEGEGKVVVSRGGGDVFV
- a CDS encoding FliH/SctL family protein, with protein sequence MSLSNQNINTEAMPLNQAAVPINQTSKTHGSSTVFMGPNPLLEVSLKNLSGSSNAKIWDEKTEKEYLERIKKQAIAKATEIIRDAKAESEQLYKDAKEKGYTDGLSEAKNELEEFRKELGANVGSVIEAIQGQSSKIFDKYREDLVILTKQAVEKILAYELSEEKKLVLEKLFREAMLKLDNRNNVIIKVNPDDEFIINDIISSASLKYPDLKIWRVQADSNIQSGGILLETQDSLIDNRIESRTQIVKEVLDSLNLNENIL
- a CDS encoding HD domain-containing protein — translated: MNSAYKEALSIAKILMRNGFDAYVVNAKLQSEILEASEENGIMPAVDIACKASFDDLKPLFSSLNSSFDLGVVGVLESNNVQITFYSLNSADSANPENLFIWITPGMLKRMQQAGMANVGLSRGCTPISQNEFEGFNDFSSGFVSIVGLPEQTIKRDYLLGLRALRYAANYELPIEPLTWMAILRSAQDLLDYTSPNDFIKEWRLVEPKKMWKFAQLLFDAHILHGIIPEVSALSRVMQTRNDSSDATENVFDHTIACMKHYPQGEWEDDWLGTFAVFFHDVGKLYTADYFRGLWTFYQHHTVGAQIVRSILKRLNIPADESAAICHLVKHHIAFSFTLTDRGLRKFNQIDDNKRIMAMYQADIKSRDGSYTAYNHNIKYLEKALNPESMNEPLLNGNEIMDFSGFEPGKEIGEIRDALLKAQISGEVKSIPDAVDFVMALVKSIKEKKK